The genomic window CTGATTAGAAATAAAAGTGACTATGATAATACAATAGGTGTTTTCTACACAAATGTAAGTTTAACGACATTGGTTTCTATGGCTCATTTAGATGCTATGGCAAATCACTTTCCTGATGATAAGCTTTATGATTACGCTACCACAGAAGGAATTATTCAAGGCTCAACTAATATAACAACTAATGGATATGCAGGAAGTAGCACGACAGATGGTATAACCCAAAAGAGCCTTAAAACTCTAATTTTAGGTCAATCTAATTATTTACGAAGTTTTGTTTATGGAGGTTGGAATGATATTAGGTTTTATAACGGAGCACCATTGTCAACAGTAGGAAAAAGACAGAATTCAGTGCTTGCCGCCATGGCTAATTTATATTATAAGGATATTGATTTAAAAGATTATTATTTGTATAATACCAGTGTTGGTTATCCTGCTAAAATACAAATTAGTGAAGGTTATGGCTTACCAGAAGATTATGGGTCATGGGGAAATCTTATTGTAGGTGGCGCATGGTTTGAACAAGAAAATAATTTCTTTAATTAAAATAAATAGTAATTTATAGCTTTAATGATAACTTGAACTTTCATTATTATAAATCAAGGCTTGGCATCTAGTTAAGCCTTTTTTTATGACATAGTGTACCATTGTGAATAAACTTTTATCTTCCATAAAAATCATAAATTTAAATAAAACTAAAAAACCCCTATGGATTTAAATACCATAGGGGTTTTTATCTAGTTAAAGTTAGAAGTATATTATTTTAAGGCATTTTTTAACTTTTACTAGTTAACCTTTTAAACCATGAGGTCTTCACATCATCTTCTCCATAACCATAACCATAACCATAACCTTTTTTTACGTCTGTTCCGTTTATAACCACAGACATATTAGGAATTCTTTTTTCGTTATATAATTTTACAGGAACATCTAAAAGGCTTTTGTCTAAATAATTAGCGCGAACCATATAGATAAACAAATCGGCTTTCGATGCAATTTGTAAGGTGTCTGTTACCATGTTAACGGGGGCGGTATCTACAATTACATAATCATAATGTAGTTTTCCATAATTTAAAGCCTCGTCAAAACGTCCATTTATCAGAAGCTCCGAGGGGTTTGGTGGTACCATTCCAGACTGGATAATATCGAATTCACCATTTTTAGCGGGCTCTATAATGTTTTTTATGTCAACACTGTTATCGGCCATAAAAACGGATAATCCCTTATCTGTAGTTGGCATTTCTAAATATTCTGCTACTTTTGGTTTACGTATATCAGCACCAATAAGGAGTACTTTTTTGTTAGACATAGCAAGAACGGTTGCTAAATTAATAGCTACAAATGTTTTTCCTTCACCAGGAATGGTAGAAGTAATGTATATCGTTTTAGAGCTGTCTTTCAAGTTACCCAACATAAAATTCATGTTGGTTCTTAGCATTCTAAAAGCTTCGGCAATATTCCCTCTGTCAGATTTTGTAAGAATTTTATTTTTGTCTAATGTTTTTGGAATGTTACCTATAATAGGCGCTTTTAAACTGTCCTCGACATCTTCTTGATTGCGTATTTTAGTATCTAACATAAATATTATGGATATAATTACAAAAGGAATAAGGAAACCGAACAACAATGCTATAACATAAATCATTTTTTTGTTGGGGCTTACAGGGTAGTAGCTACCGTCTGCCGAATCAATAAGTTTGGCGTTTGGTACGGTTACGGCTAAAGAAATTGAATTTTCTTCTCGTTTTTTTAATAAAAATAAATAGAGTGTTTCTACAATTTGTTGTTGGCGTTGTATATCTCTATACTGACGTTCTTTTTTTGGAGCAGAGGTTATTTTGTTATCAATACGTTTTTCCTGAGATTGTGCTTGCCCTAAAGAAATCGTTAAACTTCGCTTTAAATTGGCTAAACCTTGATTTATACTATTATACAATTGCGATAATTGTGCATTCAAATTTAGAAGTACAGGATTGTTTTTTCCAGAACTTTGCATGAGTCTATTACGTTCTAGTAATAAAATATTGTACTGAGTCGTGCTCGAGTTCACTTGGTTGGAGTTAAGACCTAAATTTTCCGGAATTAAATTATCCGAATCTGGATTCATATTTTCAAGCACATAGTCTACCAGTTTTAATTGGGTCCTTAAATCAATAATTTCTTTTCCTACTTCAGAGTTGGTTTGTAAAACAATGCCTGTTTCAACAGTAATGTCCGTTAGTTTATTACTTGATTTAAATCTTTCGGCTGTTTTGTCAACCTTTCTTAAATCATCCTCAATGAGTTCTAAACGTTCGTTAATAAAGGTATTGGTATTATTACCTATCAAACTTTTATATTCTATGGCATCCTTATTATATTGTAGGACTAATTCATCTAAAATACGCTCTGCTTTTATTTTTACGGGGCTTCTTAAAGTTAGTTTTAAAATACTTGCTTTTTTATTCCATAAACTCACATCAATGCTGTTTCTATAAGCATTGGCAACATCTTTTATAGGCGCTGTGCTAACAATATAGACTGTATTAATATCGGCTTCTGTAATTTGTTTCGGTGTAATAATCAGTTCACCATCGGTAATTGCAATTTTTTCACCGTAGGTATGTGTTACTGCAGGTGTTTCTTCACCATGGGATAATTCAAATTTAGTATCCGAAAGAATTTTAACGGTAAATGCTGTTCTCCTCCAAAAAAATGTAGAATCTTTAATAAAAAAAGCCGTTTTAAAAGGCAGGTCATCCTTATATATTTCTTGATTTATGACGTTACCTTCTTTAAAATAACTAATATTAAGCTCTAGTTTGTTTACAACGCGTGTCATTAAACTTCTAGACGTTAAAATACCCATCTCATTTTCAATATTTTTAGAATTACCTCCACCTAGGCCTAATTCTTCAAAAGCAGCCAGTTCTGTAGGTAATCCACCACCGTCTTCATTATCAATCAAAATAGTTGTAGAAACCTCGTAGGAGTTTGGGGTATAGCGCAAATAGAAGTAAGCGCTCATTAAGGCAAGAAAAAGTCCTAATACAAACCACTTCCAATAGTATAGGTATTTTTCAACTTTTTGGCGAATATTGATGTCCTCGTCGTCATCGATAAACATATAATCCTGAAAGTTTTCTTTATTTTGCATATTATATTATATTAAGATTAGGGAGTGATAAGTGTATAGGTTGAAGCTGTTATTGCACCTGTATTAGGTCGGATTAGAGCTGTGTTGATTATAATTGAGACTGTTTTCATAGTTGAAAGATGTATTTTTTAAGCGACTACTTTATATTTATCATGAGTAATCTGTTAATGTTTAACATATCAGTTTGCTATATATTCGGTTCATACTGTCGTCAGGTTTTATTATTATAATAACTGCTATCTCTCTATTATAGAGTTTTTAGTAGCTTATTTGCTTACAATAATAGTATTTTTAGAAATGAATACTTCGTTTTTTTAATTATTTTCTTTGTACATTAAAAAACATCGATGAAAACTCTAAAAAACACTCTTTACTTGCTCTTTAACAATGAGATTCGTTTTAATAAATGAAATATAAACTGCAGGTTTGTTCAGAATATCATTTATTTTATGCTCTCTTGCGTTATGGGTATTTTGGTGTTAAAACAATGATTGTAGTTTTTCGAGAAATACATAATAGACAAATTTAGTATTCCCAACTAAATACCTGCGCCACATACGTTTGGGTTCTTTTACTAGTCTATACAACCATTCCATACCCAAATTAAGAATCCATTTGGGCGCTCTGTTTACGGTGCCTGCATAAAAATCGAATACGGCACCTATAGAACATATTACAGAGGTATGGAGTTTCTCTTTATACTCGTGGCCCCACTTTTCTTGTTTAGGTGCCGTCATGCCAATAAAAAGAATATCCGGAGAAAACGCATTCACTTGGGCAATCATTTCACTATTATCTTCCTTGTTAAATGTTGCTTTATATGGTGGTGAATAACTAGCAAGTTTTACTTTAGGAAATTCTTGGGAAACTCTATTTTTAATAAGGGCCAAGGTGCTCTCTGAAGCTCCTAAATAAAACACTTTTAAACCTTTTAAATGGGATTCCGATAATAAATATTGGTGGATGTCCCAACCTGCAATTTTCTTGATTTTTTTACCTCCTAATAATTTAGAAGCTAGTACAATACTAGTGCCATCTGGTAATAATATATCACTAGTATTTAATACCTCTGCAAAGTGGGCATCTTTTTTAGCCATACAAAAGGAATAGGCATTTATAGTATTTATAAAACACTTGCTATCCGTTTTTATTTCGGAAACTGGTTGACTAAAAATTTTGTTTTTAACAATATCTGTTAAATTCATATGTAAAGGAACTTTGTTTTTAAGTGATAAATTTTTATTTAATAACCTTGCAATTTGACTTTTTAAAAATTATTAAATTAGACTTCAATTTGTTTAAACATGTTTTATACATGTGGGATATAATACTTTTGTTTATTTTATATTTTTGTTTATCATAAATGTCAAAATTTTATAATGTCGATGATATAGTAATTAAAGTATTCTATTTTTTTAAAGATTCATTATATAATTTTATCATATTTTTAGCCTTTAGATCCCATGATAATTCAATTTGACGTTGTTTACAATTATTGGATAACAATTCTAGCTTTTCCCTATTATTAAATAAGTCTTTAATTTTTTTTGCAAAATGGATAGACGATTGTTCAGGATTACTTAACTCA from Algibacter sp. L1A34 includes these protein-coding regions:
- a CDS encoding WecB/TagA/CpsF family glycosyltransferase, with amino-acid sequence MNLTDIVKNKIFSQPVSEIKTDSKCFINTINAYSFCMAKKDAHFAEVLNTSDILLPDGTSIVLASKLLGGKKIKKIAGWDIHQYLLSESHLKGLKVFYLGASESTLALIKNRVSQEFPKVKLASYSPPYKATFNKEDNSEMIAQVNAFSPDILFIGMTAPKQEKWGHEYKEKLHTSVICSIGAVFDFYAGTVNRAPKWILNLGMEWLYRLVKEPKRMWRRYLVGNTKFVYYVFLEKLQSLF
- a CDS encoding GumC family protein, translating into MQNKENFQDYMFIDDDEDINIRQKVEKYLYYWKWFVLGLFLALMSAYFYLRYTPNSYEVSTTILIDNEDGGGLPTELAAFEELGLGGGNSKNIENEMGILTSRSLMTRVVNKLELNISYFKEGNVINQEIYKDDLPFKTAFFIKDSTFFWRRTAFTVKILSDTKFELSHGEETPAVTHTYGEKIAITDGELIITPKQITEADINTVYIVSTAPIKDVANAYRNSIDVSLWNKKASILKLTLRSPVKIKAERILDELVLQYNKDAIEYKSLIGNNTNTFINERLELIEDDLRKVDKTAERFKSSNKLTDITVETGIVLQTNSEVGKEIIDLRTQLKLVDYVLENMNPDSDNLIPENLGLNSNQVNSSTTQYNILLLERNRLMQSSGKNNPVLLNLNAQLSQLYNSINQGLANLKRSLTISLGQAQSQEKRIDNKITSAPKKERQYRDIQRQQQIVETLYLFLLKKREENSISLAVTVPNAKLIDSADGSYYPVSPNKKMIYVIALLFGFLIPFVIISIIFMLDTKIRNQEDVEDSLKAPIIGNIPKTLDKNKILTKSDRGNIAEAFRMLRTNMNFMLGNLKDSSKTIYITSTIPGEGKTFVAINLATVLAMSNKKVLLIGADIRKPKVAEYLEMPTTDKGLSVFMADNSVDIKNIIEPAKNGEFDIIQSGMVPPNPSELLINGRFDEALNYGKLHYDYVIVDTAPVNMVTDTLQIASKADLFIYMVRANYLDKSLLDVPVKLYNEKRIPNMSVVINGTDVKKGYGYGYGYGEDDVKTSWFKRLTSKS